One region of Haloprofundus salilacus genomic DNA includes:
- a CDS encoding VOC family protein, with protein sequence MTNDIIHTALRVSDIDATVAFYVDGLGLERNWEFTKDGVRNVYVGGEHCDFQFKYDPEGDDATGPGGGFDHLAVGVDSTDEAFERLVDRSDPPVVTEPTTIERIDRRVAFVEDPDGYVVELVERL encoded by the coding sequence GTGACGAACGACATTATCCACACGGCGCTCCGGGTGTCCGACATCGACGCGACGGTCGCGTTCTACGTCGACGGTCTCGGTCTCGAACGGAACTGGGAGTTCACGAAAGATGGCGTTCGTAACGTCTACGTCGGCGGCGAACACTGCGATTTCCAGTTCAAGTACGATCCCGAGGGCGACGACGCGACCGGTCCCGGCGGCGGCTTCGACCACCTCGCCGTCGGCGTCGACAGCACCGACGAGGCGTTCGAGCGTCTTGTCGACCGCAGCGACCCGCCGGTCGTGACCGAACCGACGACGATAGAGCGGATCGACCGCCGGGTCGCCTTCGTCGAGGACCCCGACGGCTACGTCGTCGAACTCGTCGAGCGGCTCTGA
- a CDS encoding tautomerase produces MPYLALDTTYEPTADERRACTESLTRLYTEEMATTTGHVAVAVRKHPPAAMSLGRAVDGPIAVLNADIRRGRSFERRRTFALSVVDWLEAEWDVPRLNVKVVFTEHDGHDLMGADRVGGEWSPEEET; encoded by the coding sequence ATGCCGTATCTCGCGCTCGATACCACCTACGAACCGACTGCCGACGAACGACGCGCCTGCACGGAGTCGCTGACGCGGCTCTACACGGAAGAGATGGCCACGACCACGGGCCACGTCGCCGTCGCCGTCAGAAAGCACCCTCCGGCGGCGATGTCGCTCGGCCGCGCCGTCGACGGGCCGATAGCGGTGTTGAACGCGGATATCCGACGGGGACGGTCGTTCGAGCGCCGACGGACGTTCGCGCTCTCAGTCGTCGACTGGCTGGAAGCGGAGTGGGACGTTCCGCGACTGAACGTGAAGGTCGTCTTCACCGAACACGACGGGCACGACCTGATGGGTGCCGACCGCGTCGGCGGCGAGTGGTCGCCCGAAGAGGAGACGTAA
- a CDS encoding MFS transporter, with amino-acid sequence MDIRRVVSLIFLWQLAASVCYYAVFAATPFFRDQFGLSGTAVGLVVTSLTLGYAVFLLPLGALTDRFGERRTLTVGLLGLSVGAVLVAGAWSYATLLVGAFLLGSLYGTAMPGTNKAIFDSVPTSRQNLAVGVKQVGVTAGSGVSALLVTGIAGVLFWEAGFYVAAASGFAVAVAFWLAYRGAETDGDAKFPSFRRLLRNRPYRSLTVAGAFLGAGLFTTTGYTILYVEESVGASVAVGGLVLAALQVSGSVGRVVTGWLSDALSGDPRRRIAKILLVQTVASAALFVVVAFVDTTVAAAVAFVVLGFFVLGFTGVYYSCMATVVSAEEMGGATGGGQLALTSGALVAPPAFGYLADTFGYRTSWLMLGGLALVATVFVVQVIRTEPPADVVAAAD; translated from the coding sequence ATGGATATCCGCCGCGTCGTCTCCCTCATTTTCCTCTGGCAACTGGCCGCGAGCGTCTGTTACTACGCCGTCTTCGCGGCGACGCCCTTCTTCCGCGACCAGTTCGGCCTCTCGGGGACGGCCGTCGGTCTCGTCGTGACGTCGCTGACGCTCGGCTACGCGGTTTTTCTGCTCCCGCTGGGCGCGCTCACCGACCGCTTCGGCGAACGGCGGACCTTGACGGTCGGTCTGCTCGGCCTCTCGGTCGGCGCGGTGCTCGTCGCGGGCGCGTGGTCGTACGCCACGCTGCTCGTCGGCGCGTTCCTGCTCGGGTCGCTGTACGGGACGGCGATGCCGGGGACGAACAAGGCGATATTCGACAGCGTCCCGACGAGCCGACAGAACCTCGCCGTTGGCGTGAAGCAGGTGGGCGTGACGGCCGGAAGTGGGGTGAGCGCGCTGCTCGTCACGGGTATCGCGGGGGTGCTCTTCTGGGAGGCCGGATTCTACGTTGCCGCGGCGAGCGGTTTCGCCGTCGCCGTCGCCTTCTGGCTCGCTTACCGCGGTGCCGAGACCGACGGCGACGCCAAGTTTCCGAGCTTCCGACGACTGCTCCGTAACCGGCCGTACCGCTCGCTCACGGTGGCGGGCGCGTTCCTCGGCGCGGGGCTGTTCACGACGACCGGCTACACGATTCTCTACGTCGAAGAGTCCGTCGGCGCGTCCGTCGCCGTCGGCGGCCTCGTGCTCGCTGCGCTTCAGGTGTCCGGCAGCGTCGGGCGCGTCGTCACGGGCTGGCTGAGCGACGCGCTCTCTGGCGACCCTCGCCGACGTATCGCGAAGATTCTGCTCGTGCAGACAGTGGCGAGCGCTGCGCTGTTCGTCGTCGTCGCCTTCGTCGACACGACGGTCGCCGCGGCGGTGGCGTTCGTCGTGCTCGGTTTCTTCGTGCTCGGATTCACCGGCGTCTACTACTCCTGCATGGCGACGGTCGTCTCCGCGGAGGAGATGGGCGGGGCGACCGGCGGCGGACAGTTGGCGCTCACCTCGGGCGCGCTCGTCGCGCCGCCGGCGTTCGGCTATCTCGCGGACACCTTCGGCTACCGGACGAGTTGGCTCATGCTCGGCGGACTCGCGCTCGTCGCGACCGTGTTCGTCGTGCAGGTCATCCGGACCGAACCGCCGGCAGACGTCGTCGCCGCCGCAGACTGA
- a CDS encoding AIR synthase family protein, protein MSDLGKIDPDFFDEYLYPRLGATRDDVALGPKHGVDFGMLDVDGTAVVLATDPLSVLSELGFDRAGRFALHIVLSDVAVSGLPPSHLTISFSLPPEMTNEQFAELWAAIDDEARELGISIVTGHTARYTGCSFPWVGAATALAVGDRDDVIRPDGARPGDRVLVTKGPAVEATGLLTTLFGDRMELPKATLADARERLDETRTVRDARAVTEAGGVTAMHDATEGGLQGALCEVAESACVRIDAERDAVPLRPGIAETCEYLDIEPWHATSSGTLVVTVSDSAVDDVISALEARGTPVGVAGTVSEGSGVYLDGERAEHPRVDPSWAVYEAFAEGESD, encoded by the coding sequence ATGTCCGATCTCGGGAAGATCGACCCCGACTTCTTCGACGAGTATCTGTATCCGCGCCTCGGCGCGACCCGCGACGACGTGGCGCTCGGCCCGAAACACGGTGTCGACTTCGGGATGCTCGACGTGGACGGTACCGCCGTCGTGCTCGCCACCGATCCCCTCTCCGTCCTCTCGGAACTCGGCTTCGACCGCGCCGGTCGGTTCGCGCTGCACATCGTCCTCTCGGACGTCGCGGTGTCAGGCCTTCCGCCGTCGCACCTCACCATCAGTTTCTCGTTGCCGCCGGAGATGACGAACGAGCAGTTCGCCGAACTCTGGGCGGCCATAGACGACGAGGCGCGGGAGTTGGGAATCAGCATCGTCACGGGCCACACTGCGCGCTACACTGGTTGTTCGTTCCCGTGGGTCGGCGCGGCGACGGCGCTGGCGGTCGGCGACCGCGACGACGTGATTCGCCCCGACGGCGCGCGCCCCGGCGACCGAGTGCTCGTCACGAAGGGGCCTGCAGTCGAGGCGACGGGGTTGCTCACGACGCTGTTCGGCGACCGGATGGAACTCCCAAAAGCGACGCTCGCCGACGCCCGAGAACGGCTGGACGAGACGCGAACGGTGCGCGACGCCCGCGCCGTCACAGAGGCGGGCGGCGTGACCGCGATGCACGACGCGACGGAGGGCGGGCTACAAGGAGCCCTGTGCGAAGTCGCCGAAAGCGCGTGCGTCCGCATCGACGCCGAGCGCGACGCGGTTCCGCTGCGGCCGGGCATCGCCGAAACCTGCGAGTACCTCGACATCGAACCGTGGCACGCGACGAGTTCGGGGACGCTCGTGGTGACAGTCTCGGACTCCGCCGTCGACGACGTGATCTCGGCGCTCGAAGCGCGCGGAACGCCCGTCGGCGTCGCCGGAACCGTGTCGGAGGGGTCGGGCGTCTACCTCGACGGAGAGCGAGCCGAACATCCGCGGGTCGACCCGTCGTGGGCCGTGTACGAGGCGTTCGCCGAAGGCGAGTCCGACTGA
- the kynU gene encoding kynureninase: MSDFPPCKAARELDRTDPLAEFADRFEIPDGHYMDGNSLGPLSEDAERSLQRVVDEWRELAIRGWTDADEPWFSYAERLGSMTAPLVGADETEVVVANSTTVNIHTLVGTFLDVVDLPTVLVDDLDFPTDHYAIRAQLRQRGYDPDEHLVAVESRDGRTIDEDDVVAAMDDHDPGIVFLPSVLYRSGQLLDVERITEAAHDRDVLAGFDLAHSVGAVDHDLSGVGVDFAVWCGYKYLNAGPGAIAGLYVNRDHFGTTPALAGWWGHDKETQFDMNLTFTPADDAGAWQIGTVPMLSAAPLEGSLRMFEEAGIGTVREKSLSLTGYLVELVDALADAGYDCDVGTPREPDRRGGHVAVEHPEAYRLSLALKERGVVVDFRPPNVVRVCPAPLYTSHVDVWEVVAELRTLLDEEAYERFDRQDGGVT; encoded by the coding sequence ATGAGCGACTTCCCGCCCTGCAAGGCGGCCCGCGAGTTGGACCGTACCGATCCGCTGGCCGAGTTCGCCGACCGCTTCGAGATTCCCGACGGCCACTACATGGACGGCAACTCGCTCGGTCCCCTCTCCGAGGACGCCGAACGAAGCCTCCAACGCGTCGTCGACGAGTGGCGCGAACTCGCGATTCGCGGCTGGACCGACGCCGACGAACCGTGGTTCAGCTACGCCGAGCGACTCGGGTCGATGACCGCGCCGCTCGTCGGGGCCGACGAGACGGAAGTCGTCGTCGCTAATTCGACGACGGTGAACATCCACACGCTCGTCGGCACGTTCCTCGACGTCGTAGACTTGCCGACAGTGTTGGTCGACGACCTCGACTTTCCGACCGACCACTACGCGATTCGCGCCCAACTGCGCCAGCGTGGCTACGACCCCGACGAGCACCTCGTGGCCGTCGAGAGCCGAGACGGACGAACCATCGACGAGGACGACGTCGTCGCCGCCATGGACGACCACGACCCGGGCATCGTCTTCCTCCCGTCGGTGCTCTACCGCAGCGGGCAGCTGCTCGACGTCGAGCGAATCACCGAGGCGGCGCACGATCGCGACGTCCTCGCCGGGTTCGACCTCGCGCACTCGGTCGGCGCGGTCGACCACGACCTCTCGGGTGTCGGCGTCGACTTCGCCGTCTGGTGCGGCTACAAGTATCTGAACGCGGGTCCCGGCGCGATTGCGGGACTGTACGTCAACCGAGACCACTTCGGGACGACGCCGGCGCTCGCCGGGTGGTGGGGCCACGACAAGGAGACGCAGTTCGACATGAACCTCACGTTCACCCCCGCCGACGACGCGGGCGCGTGGCAGATCGGGACGGTACCGATGCTCAGCGCCGCGCCGCTGGAAGGCTCGCTTCGGATGTTCGAGGAGGCCGGTATCGGGACCGTTCGCGAGAAGTCGCTCTCGCTCACGGGCTACCTCGTGGAACTCGTCGACGCGCTCGCGGACGCGGGCTACGACTGCGACGTCGGCACGCCCCGGGAACCGGACCGACGCGGCGGCCACGTCGCCGTCGAACACCCCGAAGCCTATCGGCTGAGTCTCGCCCTGAAGGAGCGCGGCGTCGTCGTCGACTTCCGTCCGCCGAACGTCGTCCGCGTCTGTCCCGCGCCGTTGTACACCAGCCACGTGGACGTGTGGGAGGTCGTCGCCGAACTCCGAACGCTGCTGGACGAAGAAGCGTACGAACGATTCGACCGGCAAGACGGCGGCGTGACGTAG
- a CDS encoding HD domain-containing protein codes for MTETIRCEENAFTAVCERLPEIALLDNQELMRATAAAFFEGHEDYFWTAPAASSYAHHNLYCCAERGLWIHTKMVFAAFERLVDSYLEQGLLTETERDLGRAACLLHDVKKYGEMYEEGDHADRDHDVQAADWLRAETELDSRVADAVERHMGPWYNGPEPETPLQQLVHLADMTASTKNATVGVFQPHEKIRSQYPSIAEATF; via the coding sequence ATGACCGAGACGATTCGATGCGAGGAGAACGCCTTCACCGCAGTCTGCGAACGGCTGCCGGAGATAGCGCTTCTGGACAATCAGGAGCTAATGCGTGCGACCGCCGCCGCGTTCTTCGAGGGACACGAAGACTACTTCTGGACCGCGCCCGCCGCGTCGAGTTACGCGCACCACAACCTCTACTGCTGCGCCGAACGCGGACTCTGGATTCACACGAAGATGGTGTTCGCCGCGTTCGAGCGCCTCGTCGACTCGTACCTCGAACAAGGTCTTCTCACCGAGACGGAACGGGATCTCGGTCGGGCGGCGTGTCTCCTCCACGACGTGAAGAAGTACGGCGAAATGTACGAGGAGGGCGACCACGCCGACCGCGACCACGACGTGCAGGCGGCCGACTGGCTTCGCGCGGAGACGGAGCTCGATTCGCGTGTCGCCGACGCTGTGGAGCGACACATGGGCCCCTGGTACAACGGTCCCGAACCGGAGACGCCGCTCCAGCAACTCGTCCACCTCGCGGACATGACCGCGTCGACGAAGAACGCCACCGTCGGCGTGTTCCAGCCGCACGAGAAGATTCGGTCGCAGTACCCCTCGATTGCGGAAGCGACGTTCTGA
- a CDS encoding BtpA/SgcQ family protein: MNDFLSLDAPVVGMVHLPPLPGAPEFAGDRAELRERALRDAAALESGGVDAVMVENFGDAPFHPDDVPKHTVASMTALVGAVRGAVSVPVGVNVLRNDAAAALSVAAATGASFVRVNVHTGARVTDQGVVTGRAHETMRLRDRLDTDVAVLADIDVKHSAPVTPREMDEVVAETLDRGLADGVVVSGVGTGEAVDREALGEVVARRDELALDAPVVVGSGTTVENVSDLLDVADGIIIGTALKRGGETTNPVDETRVRELIEAVES, from the coding sequence ATGAACGACTTCCTCTCGCTGGACGCACCCGTCGTCGGGATGGTTCACCTCCCGCCGCTCCCCGGAGCGCCCGAGTTCGCGGGCGACCGCGCCGAACTCCGAGAACGCGCGCTACGCGACGCTGCGGCGCTCGAATCCGGTGGTGTCGACGCCGTGATGGTCGAAAACTTCGGCGACGCGCCGTTTCACCCCGACGATGTGCCGAAACACACCGTCGCGTCGATGACGGCGCTCGTCGGCGCTGTTCGCGGGGCCGTGTCGGTTCCCGTCGGCGTCAACGTCCTGCGCAACGACGCGGCGGCGGCGCTCTCTGTCGCCGCTGCAACCGGCGCGTCGTTCGTCCGCGTGAACGTCCACACCGGCGCGCGGGTGACCGACCAGGGTGTCGTCACCGGCCGAGCGCACGAGACGATGCGTCTCCGCGACCGACTGGACACCGACGTGGCCGTCCTCGCTGACATCGACGTCAAACACTCCGCGCCGGTAACGCCCCGCGAAATGGACGAAGTCGTCGCCGAGACGCTTGATCGCGGACTCGCTGACGGCGTCGTCGTCTCCGGCGTCGGCACCGGCGAAGCGGTCGACCGCGAAGCCCTCGGTGAGGTGGTCGCTCGCCGCGACGAACTAGCTCTCGACGCGCCCGTCGTCGTCGGGAGCGGGACGACCGTAGAGAACGTCTCCGACCTGCTCGACGTCGCCGACGGAATCATCATAGGGACAGCACTCAAACGGGGCGGGGAGACGACGAACCCCGTAGACGAGACGCGGGTCCGAGAACTGATCGAAGCGGTAGAGTCGTAG
- a CDS encoding NAD(P)/FAD-dependent oxidoreductase — protein MRVAVLGAGYAGLALAQRLETRLPSAVDVVVVDESPTHLVQHELHRVIRRPSVADAITLPLRNVLDHAEIVTERVDRVDAEAGLATLADGTELDYDYGAVCLGAQTNFYDLPGVEEHALPLKRVRHAEAIRERFLDVCESGGTAVVGGAGLSGVQTAGELAALVQERDAADRVDVVLLEQFDSVAPTFPENFQRAVRDELEARDVDIRTNTPVRRVDADAVELADGDLSYDLFVWTGGIRGADAMSGERPVVRNDLRLTDRTFVVGDAARAVDVDGEAVPASASAAIREAGTVARNLEQLVTHRLDGDGSCFEPRMKPYRFEVPGWIVSVGDGAVAQVGPKVVTGAAAKAMKTTVGAGYLGSVRAAEKAAELVDEELNA, from the coding sequence ATGAGAGTCGCCGTACTCGGTGCCGGTTACGCCGGTCTGGCCCTCGCGCAACGTCTCGAAACGCGTCTGCCCTCCGCCGTCGACGTCGTCGTCGTCGACGAATCGCCGACGCATCTCGTCCAACACGAACTCCACCGCGTGATTCGCCGCCCTTCCGTCGCCGACGCTATCACGCTTCCGCTGCGCAACGTACTGGACCACGCGGAGATCGTTACCGAACGCGTCGACCGAGTCGACGCCGAGGCGGGCCTCGCGACGCTCGCCGACGGGACGGAACTCGACTACGACTACGGCGCGGTCTGTCTCGGCGCGCAGACCAACTTCTACGACCTCCCGGGCGTCGAGGAACACGCACTCCCGTTGAAACGCGTCCGCCACGCCGAGGCGATTCGCGAGCGGTTCCTCGACGTCTGCGAGTCCGGCGGCACCGCCGTCGTCGGCGGCGCGGGTCTCTCCGGCGTGCAGACGGCGGGCGAACTCGCCGCGCTCGTACAGGAACGCGACGCCGCCGACCGCGTCGACGTCGTCCTGCTCGAACAGTTCGACAGCGTCGCGCCCACCTTCCCCGAGAACTTCCAGCGGGCGGTCCGAGACGAACTGGAGGCCCGCGACGTAGATATTCGGACGAACACGCCGGTCCGGCGCGTGGATGCCGACGCCGTCGAACTGGCCGACGGCGACCTCTCGTACGACCTGTTCGTCTGGACCGGCGGCATCCGCGGCGCTGACGCGATGAGTGGCGAGCGCCCGGTCGTCCGCAACGACCTCCGGCTCACCGATCGGACGTTCGTCGTCGGCGACGCCGCTCGCGCCGTCGACGTCGACGGCGAGGCCGTCCCCGCCAGCGCATCCGCGGCGATTCGAGAAGCCGGGACGGTAGCGAGAAACCTCGAGCAGCTCGTAACTCACCGACTCGACGGCGACGGCTCCTGCTTCGAACCGCGGATGAAACCGTACCGCTTCGAGGTGCCGGGGTGGATCGTCTCCGTCGGCGACGGCGCGGTGGCGCAGGTCGGCCCGAAGGTGGTCACCGGGGCGGCGGCGAAGGCGATGAAAACGACCGTCGGCGCGGGGTATCTCGGGTCGGTGAGAGCGGCCGAGAAAGCCGCCGAACTGGTCGACGAAGAACTGAACGCGTAG
- a CDS encoding zinc-ribbon domain-containing protein gives MIVRCAECKNRFEVPEYVRANVQCPKCNHYFRPGRLTRRRERFV, from the coding sequence ATGATCGTTCGCTGCGCCGAGTGCAAGAACCGCTTCGAGGTACCCGAGTACGTTCGCGCAAACGTCCAGTGTCCGAAATGCAATCACTACTTCAGACCCGGCCGACTGACCCGTCGGCGCGAGCGGTTCGTCTGA
- a CDS encoding carboxymuconolactone decarboxylase family protein: MVSDQMRAEIEAYLGQVPSWLDALSEPAADHSWGVVRDLELGETELPNREKALVALGAAAAMNCPYCIHFHAEEARLEGVEERGRNEAVNVAANVRYFSTILHGAEVDLDEFRHETSEIVGYIEEQGAEAADAD; encoded by the coding sequence ATGGTATCAGACCAGATGCGAGCGGAGATAGAAGCGTATCTCGGACAGGTGCCGAGTTGGCTCGACGCGCTTTCAGAGCCTGCAGCCGACCATAGCTGGGGAGTCGTACGTGACCTCGAACTTGGCGAGACCGAACTGCCGAATCGTGAAAAGGCGCTCGTCGCGCTCGGGGCCGCCGCCGCGATGAACTGTCCGTACTGCATCCACTTCCACGCCGAAGAGGCAAGATTAGAGGGAGTCGAAGAGAGAGGCCGCAACGAGGCCGTAAACGTCGCCGCCAACGTTCGATACTTCTCGACTATCCTTCACGGGGCGGAAGTCGACCTCGACGAGTTCAGACACGAGACGAGCGAAATCGTCGGATACATCGAAGAGCAGGGTGCGGAAGCGGCCGATGCCGACTGA
- the mvaD gene encoding phosphomevalonate decarboxylase MvaD, translating to MKATARAHPIQGLVKYHGMRDPELRLPYHDSISVCTAPSNTTTTIEFDPDANDDLFLIDGEEVDGRGAERIQAVVDHVRELADLEHAVRFESENNFPSNVGFGSSSSGFAAAAMALSEAAGLDLTRPEISTIARRGSSSAARAVTGAFSQLYTGLNDEDCRSERIVSDLEDDLRIVAGLVPAYKETEQAHEEAAESHMFQARMAHIHGQIAEMRDALRDADFDRTFELAEHDSLSLTATTMTGPSGWVYWQPETIAIFNAVRELREEGVPVYFSTDTGASVYVNTKDAYVDEVEAAVADCGVETMVWEVGGPAEILPDSDALF from the coding sequence ATGAAAGCCACCGCCCGAGCACACCCGATTCAGGGGCTCGTGAAGTACCACGGGATGCGCGACCCGGAACTCCGACTCCCGTACCACGACAGCATCAGCGTCTGCACCGCCCCGTCGAACACGACGACGACCATCGAGTTCGACCCCGACGCGAACGACGACCTGTTTCTCATCGACGGCGAGGAAGTCGACGGTCGCGGCGCAGAGCGGATTCAGGCCGTCGTCGACCACGTCCGCGAGTTGGCCGACCTCGAGCACGCCGTCCGCTTCGAGAGCGAGAACAACTTCCCCTCGAACGTCGGCTTCGGCTCTTCTTCGTCGGGGTTCGCCGCCGCGGCGATGGCGCTTTCGGAGGCCGCTGGACTCGACCTCACGCGGCCGGAAATCTCGACTATCGCCCGCCGCGGTTCCTCCTCGGCGGCCCGCGCCGTCACGGGCGCGTTCTCCCAACTGTACACGGGGTTGAACGACGAGGACTGCCGCTCCGAGCGCATCGTAAGCGACCTCGAAGACGACCTCCGTATCGTCGCGGGACTGGTTCCCGCGTACAAAGAGACCGAGCAGGCGCACGAGGAGGCCGCAGAGAGCCACATGTTTCAGGCGCGGATGGCGCACATCCACGGCCAGATCGCGGAGATGCGCGACGCGCTCCGCGACGCCGACTTCGACCGCACCTTCGAGTTGGCCGAGCACGACTCGCTGTCGCTGACGGCGACGACGATGACCGGTCCCTCGGGGTGGGTGTACTGGCAACCGGAGACCATCGCCATCTTCAACGCCGTCCGCGAACTTCGAGAGGAGGGCGTCCCGGTCTACTTCTCGACCGACACCGGCGCGAGCGTCTACGTCAACACGAAGGACGCGTACGTCGACGAAGTCGAGGCCGCCGTCGCCGACTGCGGCGTCGAGACGATGGTCTGGGAAGTCGGCGGCCCCGCCGAGATTCTCCCCGACTCCGACGCGCTGTTCTGA
- a CDS encoding phytoene/squalene synthase family protein, which yields MPEDADARPPGNDADLQWCHDAVQGVSRTFALTVRVLDEPMSSYICLGYLVCRIADTVEDAEHIPADEQSRLLHLYDATLNPTDETSIEQFTEAVEPWLPAPEARNDDWEVVAESPRVFRTFESLPEDVREAVTPPARELVQGMAMFVERYADTDGLRIQSREELEEYCYYAAGTVGNLITNLVTRGDIDSERRKRLYNTAEEFGLLLQLVNISKDVYDDYTEENNVYLPAEWLEDEGIAQDNVVDPANKAGATTVVRRTANHARSFLDDAQTYLETVPTTDGNTLAAWAIPFLLAVGTLRELSANPEDALTGRGVKVSRQEVFAVVGAMTSGGRESLAELREAISRAPYHRVAQQAD from the coding sequence ATGCCTGAAGACGCAGATGCCCGCCCGCCCGGGAACGACGCAGACTTGCAGTGGTGTCACGACGCCGTCCAAGGCGTCTCGCGGACGTTCGCACTCACCGTGCGCGTCCTCGACGAGCCGATGTCATCGTACATCTGTCTCGGCTACCTCGTCTGCCGTATCGCCGATACCGTCGAAGACGCAGAGCACATCCCCGCAGACGAGCAGTCCCGACTGCTCCACCTGTACGATGCCACGCTCAACCCGACAGACGAGACGAGTATCGAACAGTTCACCGAGGCCGTTGAGCCTTGGTTACCCGCCCCGGAGGCTCGAAACGACGATTGGGAGGTCGTCGCCGAGTCGCCGCGGGTGTTCCGCACGTTCGAGTCGCTCCCCGAGGATGTTCGGGAGGCAGTGACGCCGCCGGCCCGCGAACTCGTGCAGGGAATGGCGATGTTCGTCGAACGCTACGCCGACACCGACGGTCTCCGCATCCAGTCGCGTGAGGAACTCGAAGAGTACTGCTACTACGCCGCCGGAACCGTCGGCAACCTCATCACCAACCTCGTCACCCGCGGCGACATCGACTCCGAGCGCCGCAAGCGCCTCTACAACACCGCCGAGGAGTTCGGCCTCCTCCTCCAACTCGTCAACATCTCCAAAGACGTCTACGACGACTACACCGAGGAGAACAACGTCTACCTCCCGGCGGAGTGGCTCGAAGACGAGGGCATCGCGCAGGATAACGTGGTCGACCCCGCGAACAAAGCGGGGGCGACGACGGTCGTCCGCCGAACGGCCAACCACGCCCGGTCGTTCCTCGACGACGCGCAGACGTACCTCGAAACGGTGCCGACGACCGACGGCAACACACTCGCTGCGTGGGCGATCCCGTTCCTCCTGGCCGTCGGCACGCTCCGCGAACTGTCGGCCAACCCCGAGGACGCGCTCACCGGCCGCGGCGTGAAGGTGTCTCGACAGGAGGTGTTCGCCGTCGTCGGCGCGATGACGAGCGGGGGACGCGAGTCGCTTGCCGAGCTCCGCGAGGCAATCTCGCGCGCGCCGTACCACCGCGTCGCCCAGCAAGCAGACTGA
- a CDS encoding acyl-CoA dehydrogenase, producing MDFQLSAEQKQIRDMVAEFVDEEIRPVAADIDETDEFPADLVSEMAELGLMGMPFPEKYGGAGLDYHSYAIGLEEISRGSGGLGTIVAAHTSLAGNMVYAFGNEDQKQEYLTPLNTGEDIGAFALSEAGAGSDVPSMTTTAEKDGDEYVVNGGKLWISNGSVADTVTLFAKTDPEADNKGISSFVVRPEEDDGFVVEGTEHKLGDKGCPTAELRFDDMRIPETRLLGEEGDGFVHALKTLNGGRITIAARSIGIARAALDDALRYSQEREQFDQQIARFQSIQHKLADMDTKIQAAKLLMHRAADKKIRGENFIKEAAQAKLYASEISREVANEGIQIHGGYGYTKDFAAERYYRDAKLNEIYEGTSEILRNTIAAQLLD from the coding sequence ATGGACTTCCAGCTCTCGGCCGAGCAGAAGCAGATTCGGGATATGGTCGCGGAGTTCGTCGACGAGGAGATCCGTCCCGTCGCCGCCGACATCGACGAAACCGACGAGTTCCCCGCCGACCTCGTCTCCGAGATGGCCGAACTCGGACTGATGGGGATGCCTTTCCCCGAGAAGTACGGCGGTGCGGGTCTCGACTACCACTCCTACGCCATCGGTCTCGAAGAGATCTCGCGCGGCAGCGGTGGTCTCGGCACCATCGTCGCCGCTCACACTAGCCTCGCAGGTAACATGGTCTACGCGTTCGGCAACGAGGACCAGAAGCAGGAGTACCTCACGCCGCTCAACACGGGCGAGGACATCGGCGCGTTCGCGCTCTCGGAGGCGGGAGCCGGCAGCGACGTTCCGTCGATGACGACGACAGCAGAGAAAGACGGCGACGAGTACGTCGTCAACGGCGGAAAACTCTGGATTTCGAACGGCTCCGTCGCCGACACGGTCACGCTGTTCGCCAAGACGGACCCCGAAGCGGACAACAAGGGAATCAGTTCGTTCGTCGTCCGCCCCGAGGAGGACGACGGCTTCGTCGTCGAAGGCACCGAGCACAAACTCGGCGACAAGGGCTGTCCGACCGCCGAACTCCGCTTCGACGACATGCGCATCCCCGAAACCCGCCTGCTCGGCGAGGAGGGCGACGGCTTCGTCCACGCGCTAAAGACGCTCAACGGCGGTCGCATCACCATCGCAGCGCGCTCCATCGGCATCGCTCGCGCCGCGCTCGACGACGCACTCCGTTACTCCCAAGAACGTGAGCAGTTCGACCAGCAGATCGCCCGCTTCCAGTCCATCCAACACAAACTGGCCGACATGGACACGAAGATTCAGGCAGCCAAACTGCTGATGCACCGGGCGGCGGACAAGAAGATTCGCGGCGAGAACTTCATCAAGGAGGCCGCGCAGGCGAAGCTGTACGCCAGCGAAATCAGCCGCGAGGTGGCCAACGAGGGCATCCAGATTCACGGCGGCTACGGCTACACGAAGGATTTCGCCGCCGAGCGCTACTACCGCGACGCGAAACTCAACGAAATTTACGAAGGGACGAGCGAGATCCTGCGCAACACCATCGCCGCGCAGTTGCTGGACTGA